Proteins encoded by one window of Pyrinomonadaceae bacterium:
- a CDS encoding cysteine desulfurase-like protein has translation MSTPVATPAASILATEEIRKLFPATERAHNGYPVAYFDAPGGTQTPKVVVDAVADYLLNHNANTHWEYPTSHETDAIIQSARDTFADFLNASNEEIVFGPNTTTMIYHLSRALGRTLGPGDEIVITELEHHANVAPWQALEVERGITLRVAQMDPETGQLDWNDFERLVTKKTKMVAFGAGCNALGTVNNFRGAVELAHSVGALALVDAVHYAPYFLCDVKEMDCDFLTGSAYKFYGPHVSVFYGRKDLLESIDFPKLQPAPETAPERAEMGTQSHEGIAGAAAAVDFYASLSLGPRSDEVSTGSASHRVSRVSTESGSDRIDHSARSRREALKQSFAGLRAHSTPLVLKLWEGLSSINGIRMYGPPPHVERTPTVSFTVKDVASTEVARRLSERGLFASHGDFYAQTVIERLGLAPEGLVRVGCACYTSEAEIERLIEAVRDIATLKAI, from the coding sequence ATGAGCACACCTGTAGCGACGCCTGCCGCTTCGATCCTGGCAACCGAAGAAATTCGCAAACTGTTCCCCGCAACCGAACGCGCCCACAACGGATACCCGGTCGCGTACTTCGACGCTCCGGGAGGAACCCAGACGCCGAAAGTTGTCGTCGATGCGGTCGCTGATTACCTGCTGAACCACAACGCGAACACGCACTGGGAATATCCCACGAGTCACGAGACCGACGCGATTATTCAGTCAGCACGAGACACGTTCGCGGATTTCTTGAATGCTTCAAACGAAGAGATTGTCTTCGGCCCGAACACGACGACGATGATTTATCACCTGTCGCGCGCGCTGGGGCGAACGCTGGGACCGGGCGACGAAATCGTGATCACTGAACTGGAGCATCACGCGAACGTTGCTCCATGGCAGGCGCTCGAGGTTGAACGTGGCATCACGTTGAGGGTCGCACAAATGGATCCGGAAACGGGCCAGTTAGATTGGAATGATTTCGAGCGGCTGGTCACGAAAAAGACGAAGATGGTCGCCTTCGGCGCGGGTTGTAATGCGCTGGGCACAGTCAACAATTTTCGCGGCGCGGTTGAGCTGGCGCATTCAGTCGGCGCGCTCGCATTGGTTGATGCCGTCCATTACGCACCTTACTTTCTATGCGACGTTAAGGAAATGGACTGCGACTTCCTGACAGGCTCGGCCTACAAGTTCTATGGTCCGCACGTCAGCGTCTTCTACGGGAGAAAGGATCTGCTTGAGTCGATCGACTTCCCGAAGTTGCAGCCTGCGCCGGAGACCGCACCCGAACGTGCGGAGATGGGAACGCAGAGCCACGAGGGAATCGCCGGCGCGGCCGCTGCTGTCGATTTCTATGCGTCGCTGAGTCTCGGCCCCAGGAGCGATGAGGTCAGTACCGGGAGCGCTAGCCACCGGGTATCTCGTGTCAGTACCGAGAGCGGTAGCGACCGGATCGATCATTCAGCCCGGAGTCGACGCGAAGCCTTAAAACAATCCTTCGCCGGTCTCCGCGCCCACAGCACACCTCTAGTTCTAAAACTGTGGGAAGGGTTATCCAGCATAAACGGAATTCGCATGTACGGCCCACCGCCACACGTCGAACGCACGCCAACTGTTTCGTTCACGGTTAAGGACGTCGCTTCCACGGAAGTCGCGCGCCGCCTTTCCGAACGTGGTCTGTTCGCCTCGCACGGTGACTTCTATGCGCAGACGGTGATTGAGCGATTAGGTCTCGCGCCGGAAGGTCTGGTGCGTGTCGGTTGCGCATGCTACACGAGCGAAGCAGAGATCGAGCGGCTGATCGAAGCAGTTCGCGACATCGCGACCTTAAAAGCAATCTGA
- a CDS encoding RidA family protein: MKPICIALLALCFCGAVAFETRAQSKPEYKGRPGSPFSEVVRVGNMLYLSGQLGVNASGALVTGGVKAETKQVMDNIRGILERNGSGMDHVVKCTVMLLDIAERPAMSEVYVSYFPKERMPARSTFGTTGLALGARVEIECMATVK; the protein is encoded by the coding sequence ATGAAACCAATCTGCATCGCCTTACTCGCGCTTTGTTTTTGCGGCGCGGTCGCTTTCGAAACCCGGGCGCAATCGAAACCGGAATACAAAGGTCGGCCCGGATCACCGTTCTCTGAAGTCGTGCGCGTTGGGAATATGCTCTATCTCTCAGGACAGCTCGGCGTGAATGCCTCCGGCGCATTGGTCACGGGAGGCGTTAAAGCAGAAACAAAACAGGTGATGGATAACATCCGCGGCATCCTTGAGCGGAACGGTTCCGGGATGGACCACGTGGTGAAGTGCACCGTCATGCTGCTGGACATTGCCGAACGGCCGGCCATGAGCGAGGTCTACGTCAGTTACTTTCCCAAAGAGCGCATGCCCGCGCGCAGCACGTTTGGCACTACCGGTTTAGCGTTGGGTGCGCGTGTGGAGATTGAGTGCATGGCCACGGTTAAGTAG
- a CDS encoding thymidylate synthase → MKQYHDILRSILDRGVEHQDRTRVGTISHFGFQTRFDLREGFPIVTTKRVPFRWVAEELFWFLSGDTNEANLRARGVDIWKEWADEEHTRRFGREAGDLGPVYGYLWRSFGGNYPKHDGVDQIERLINEIETNPNSRRLIVSGWDPRECDNVDLPPCHTLFQFKIEAGNAPGSAGILPASASENRPVLHCQLYQRSADAFLGVPFNISSYALLTHLVAHVCDLQVGEFIYTLGDYHIYKNHLEQVNELLSRTPKPLPRLDINDEPGKLRSLEGLLNFRYEHLSLVGYESHAKIAAPVAV, encoded by the coding sequence ATGAAGCAATACCACGACATTCTCCGCTCTATTCTTGACCGCGGCGTCGAACATCAGGATCGGACTAGGGTCGGCACGATCTCGCACTTCGGATTTCAAACCCGCTTCGATTTGCGCGAAGGCTTTCCCATCGTCACCACCAAGCGAGTTCCCTTTCGCTGGGTTGCGGAAGAATTGTTTTGGTTTTTGTCGGGCGATACGAACGAAGCGAACCTGCGCGCGCGCGGCGTCGACATTTGGAAAGAGTGGGCGGATGAAGAACACACGCGGCGCTTTGGCCGTGAAGCCGGCGATCTCGGCCCGGTCTATGGATATCTTTGGCGATCCTTTGGCGGAAACTATCCGAAACATGACGGCGTCGATCAGATTGAGCGTTTGATAAATGAAATCGAAACGAATCCGAACTCGCGGCGCCTGATCGTTAGCGGTTGGGACCCGCGCGAGTGCGACAACGTCGACCTGCCCCCTTGTCATACTTTGTTCCAATTCAAGATTGAGGCTGGGAACGCGCCTGGGAGCGCGGGCATCCTGCCCGCCTCTGCTTCTGAAAATCGGCCTGTTCTTCACTGCCAACTTTATCAACGTTCAGCCGATGCATTTCTCGGAGTGCCATTCAACATCAGCTCGTACGCGTTGCTGACTCATCTTGTCGCGCACGTCTGCGACCTGCAGGTGGGCGAATTCATTTACACGCTGGGCGACTATCACATTTACAAGAATCATCTCGAACAAGTTAACGAATTGCTTTCACGCACACCGAAACCACTACCGCGGCTCGACATAAATGACGAGCCCGGGAAACTGCGCAGCCTCGAAGGTCTGCTTAATTTTCGCTACGAACATTTGAGCCTCGTTGGGTACGAATCGCATGCGAAGATCGCCGCGCCGGTGGCGGTCTGA
- a CDS encoding dihydrofolate reductase produces the protein MSVIGIVAVDRNLAIGKGGKLPWHYSADMKFFKATTIGNTVVMGRRTWETLKRPLKERTNIVLSRETNFNPGNPVLVMRDVDSVMEFARGRDEHLFVMGGAKVYEAFLPHIDRWIVTEVPLSVEGADTFMPPNFLEGFEMYELRQLDEGLKVKFYER, from the coding sequence ATGTCCGTAATCGGAATCGTTGCAGTAGATCGAAATCTCGCCATCGGTAAAGGCGGAAAACTGCCTTGGCACTATTCTGCCGACATGAAGTTTTTCAAAGCCACGACGATTGGCAACACCGTCGTGATGGGACGGCGGACCTGGGAGACCTTGAAGAGGCCGCTGAAGGAACGAACGAATATCGTTCTGAGTCGCGAGACTAACTTCAACCCAGGAAATCCCGTTCTGGTAATGCGTGACGTCGATTCCGTGATGGAGTTCGCGCGTGGTCGCGACGAGCATTTATTTGTGATGGGAGGCGCGAAAGTTTATGAAGCGTTCCTGCCGCACATCGACCGCTGGATCGTCACCGAAGTTCCTTTGTCAGTTGAAGGCGCCGACACTTTCATGCCGCCGAACTTTTTGGAAGGTTTCGAAATGTACGAGCTGAGGCAGCTGGATGAAGGTTTGAAAGTGAAGTTTTATGAACGGTAG
- a CDS encoding pyridoxal-phosphate dependent enzyme, translated as MKYHDSVLSLIGNTPLIKLNRLNRGLKPLILAKMENLNPGFSVKDRIGISMIDAAEREGKLKPGGTIVEATSGNTGIGLAIAASVKGYKCIFVMTDKASVEKSRYLKALGADVVITPVSAKPGTPDHYVSTARRIAAETPNSFYPDQYSHPANPEAHYRTTGPELWAQTEGRISHFVSGIGTGGTISGTGRFLKEMNSNIRIIGADPFGSIYKTYKDTGKVPETTPYLVEGIGQEVLPPNAHMQFVDEVMNISDHDSFETARQLSRIEGIFCGGSTGTNCAAALRVARDLDENAVVVFVVCDTGEHYLSKFHSDEWMKEKRLLEPQKITAGLINETKGKQAPRELVSVAPTDLVAAALAKMNEMGLTQIPVMEDGKSVGSLRENHLLSKVFTDRDLLEAPVSKIMDKGFPTVDVDADVNVVSRKLRTNPAVLIEEYGRITGIITRHDVLEMSENGE; from the coding sequence ATGAAATACCATGACAGCGTGTTGAGCCTGATTGGCAACACGCCTTTAATTAAACTTAACCGGCTGAACCGCGGATTGAAGCCGCTGATCCTCGCCAAGATGGAGAATCTGAATCCCGGCTTCTCCGTCAAAGATCGCATCGGCATTTCGATGATCGATGCGGCCGAACGCGAAGGTAAGCTCAAACCGGGCGGCACCATCGTCGAGGCCACTTCCGGCAACACGGGCATCGGTTTGGCCATCGCTGCGTCCGTCAAAGGTTACAAATGCATCTTCGTGATGACGGACAAAGCGTCCGTTGAAAAGTCGCGTTACCTGAAAGCCCTCGGGGCTGACGTGGTGATTACCCCCGTCTCAGCCAAGCCCGGCACGCCGGATCACTACGTTTCGACCGCGCGCCGGATCGCCGCGGAAACACCGAACTCCTTCTATCCCGATCAGTATTCGCATCCGGCCAATCCGGAAGCGCACTATCGCACGACCGGTCCGGAACTTTGGGCGCAGACAGAAGGCAGGATTTCTCACTTCGTTTCCGGCATCGGAACCGGCGGAACAATTTCCGGCACCGGCCGATTCCTGAAAGAGATGAATTCGAACATCAGGATCATCGGCGCCGATCCGTTTGGATCGATCTACAAGACATACAAAGACACCGGCAAAGTTCCCGAGACGACACCTTACCTCGTCGAAGGCATCGGCCAGGAGGTCCTGCCGCCGAACGCGCACATGCAGTTCGTCGACGAGGTGATGAACATCAGCGATCACGACTCGTTCGAGACGGCGCGCCAGTTGAGTCGCATCGAAGGCATTTTCTGCGGCGGCTCGACCGGAACGAATTGCGCGGCCGCACTACGGGTGGCGAGAGACCTCGACGAGAATGCAGTCGTGGTGTTTGTGGTTTGCGACACGGGTGAGCATTACCTTTCGAAGTTCCATTCAGACGAATGGATGAAAGAGAAGCGACTGCTCGAGCCGCAGAAGATCACCGCGGGCTTGATCAATGAAACAAAAGGGAAGCAGGCGCCGCGTGAGTTGGTGAGCGTCGCACCGACCGATCTGGTCGCGGCGGCTTTGGCCAAGATGAACGAGATGGGTTTGACGCAGATTCCGGTGATGGAAGATGGAAAGTCTGTCGGGTCGCTGCGTGAAAATCACTTGCTGTCGAAAGTGTTCACTGACCGCGATCTGCTTGAGGCCCCGGTCAGCAAAATCATGGACAAGGGTTTTCCTACCGTTGACGTCGATGCTGATGTGAACGTAGTTTCCCGCAAGCTGCGCACGAACCCTGCGGTGTTAATTGAAGAGTATGGCCGGATAACCGGCATCATCACGCGCCATGACGTTTTGGAGATGAGCGAAAACGGGGAGTGA
- the wecB gene encoding UDP-N-acetylglucosamine 2-epimerase (non-hydrolyzing), whose product MKRILHVVGARPNYMKIAPIVREMAKHADEFAQTLVHTGQHYDDNMSKVFFDELDMPRPDINLEVGSGSHAEQTAHVMMRFEPVVVQFKPDWVVVPGDVNSTLACALVAAKLGVRVAHVEGGLRSFDRTMPEEINRLLTDQISDLLLTHSPEACENLVREGVAEEKIHLVGNTMIDTLVRLMPLAEERWPALHSRFSFDRFILVTLHRPNNVDDRAGLSEIISALNEVSSDVPVLFPVHPRTRQQIAEYEINVSETLRLTEPIGYIEFLALQAHASVVVTDSGGVQEETTFLGVPCLTVRPNTERPITITTGTNQLVKRSSAAIVSAIRSALDRPRRAAASRPEFWDGKAAERIVSLFRELD is encoded by the coding sequence TTGAAACGCATTCTCCATGTCGTGGGCGCGCGCCCGAACTACATGAAAATCGCGCCGATCGTGCGCGAGATGGCGAAGCACGCAGACGAGTTCGCGCAGACGTTGGTGCACACGGGCCAGCATTACGACGACAACATGTCGAAGGTTTTTTTCGACGAACTCGACATGCCGCGGCCGGATATCAATCTCGAAGTTGGATCGGGTTCTCACGCCGAACAGACAGCCCACGTGATGATGCGTTTTGAACCGGTGGTCGTGCAGTTCAAGCCTGACTGGGTCGTTGTCCCGGGCGATGTGAACTCGACTCTGGCGTGCGCTCTAGTGGCCGCGAAGCTGGGAGTCAGAGTGGCGCACGTCGAAGGTGGCCTACGCTCGTTCGATCGCACGATGCCGGAAGAGATTAATCGGCTGCTGACCGATCAGATTTCAGATTTGCTGCTGACACATTCGCCCGAAGCCTGCGAAAACCTGGTGCGCGAAGGCGTCGCGGAAGAAAAAATTCATCTGGTCGGCAATACGATGATCGACACGCTCGTGCGGCTGATGCCTTTGGCTGAAGAGCGTTGGCCGGCGTTGCACTCTCGTTTCAGTTTCGATCGTTTCATTTTGGTGACCCTCCATCGGCCGAACAACGTCGATGACCGCGCGGGCTTGAGCGAAATCATCTCAGCGCTCAACGAAGTCAGCAGCGACGTGCCGGTGCTATTTCCGGTTCATCCGCGCACGCGGCAGCAGATTGCTGAATATGAAATTAACGTGAGTGAAACCTTGCGACTGACTGAGCCGATCGGCTATATCGAGTTCCTCGCGCTCCAGGCGCACGCGTCCGTGGTCGTTACGGACTCAGGCGGCGTGCAGGAGGAAACGACTTTCCTTGGCGTCCCGTGCCTGACCGTGAGGCCGAACACCGAACGGCCAATCACAATCACGACCGGAACGAATCAGCTCGTTAAGAGAAGCAGTGCGGCGATCGTTTCCGCGATTCGCTCAGCCCTTGATCGACCGCGCCGTGCGGCGGCTTCGCGTCCTGAATTTTGGGATGGAAAAGCAGCCGAAAGAATCGTGAGCCTGTTTCGCGAGCTGGACTGA
- a CDS encoding VWA domain-containing protein, whose translation MRVNGKLFVCVVVLLLLAQGLVAQQDRKPESDDVLRISTELVQTGVSVFDKQGRFVEGLTKEDFELQVDRRPVPISFFESIVAGSARDRSARRLTQNNPLPEDRTATTSVRRRTIVFFIDDRHLSLDGLGRTRRTLLSFIDKQMGQNDLVAIASASGHIGFLQQFTDNKEVLRAAVARISHVPNSVTDYGKNPGSPMTEYMALTIEQKDDRNVFEFYVQDCLKWALKPPGARRNARAQCEIEVTNRARQILLQAGAVTSSSYYSLETLLQSVEKMPGSKLAFFISDGFLADTGPRSQVGRDRLGRITDKARRAGMVIYTIDARGLISGALDATGNVPFDSGGMLENANLREIAATQDALHSLAVDTGGRALRNQNEFDQFINVALDETSRYYLIAWRPEAGDEKDDKLRKITVSVIGRPDLTVRSARGFTNRRTVASATDERKSEAESGKNTRAKQPDADIQEALKDFYPKQAFPLQLALIYLDTPASGSVLTTSVQASAESLSYGEEGKDPARVTIAGVVLNDQGKPAASFRTGLKVNRASAATSQGTASNVIYNYPAPLKSGIYQVRVAARDDASGLVGSAMQWIVIPDLASRQLSMSSLLVGLESVAANSASAERIQWSVDRKFGRGSHLRFITFVYNAAQASPRVTNLAARVQVYRDSRPVLSLPTAKLSVPTDTDPARVPFASEIDLTRLPPGAYVLEVTIEDLVAHKSVSQQTTFYVE comes from the coding sequence ATGCGAGTCAACGGCAAACTCTTTGTCTGCGTGGTCGTTCTGCTGCTCTTGGCACAGGGACTGGTCGCCCAGCAGGACCGCAAGCCGGAAAGCGATGACGTTTTGCGCATCAGCACAGAGCTTGTGCAGACCGGTGTCAGTGTCTTTGATAAGCAAGGTCGCTTCGTGGAAGGACTGACGAAGGAAGACTTCGAGTTGCAGGTGGATCGTCGCCCGGTTCCAATCTCGTTCTTCGAAAGCATTGTCGCGGGCAGCGCGCGTGATCGGTCAGCCCGGCGCCTAACTCAAAATAATCCGCTGCCTGAAGATCGTACGGCCACAACTTCTGTTCGGCGGCGCACGATCGTCTTTTTCATTGACGACCGTCATCTTTCGCTCGACGGCCTCGGCCGCACGCGAAGAACTCTTCTTAGTTTCATCGATAAACAAATGGGTCAGAACGATCTGGTAGCGATCGCTTCTGCCAGTGGCCACATCGGATTTCTGCAACAGTTCACCGACAACAAAGAGGTTCTGCGCGCGGCCGTCGCGCGCATTAGCCACGTGCCAAACTCAGTCACCGACTATGGAAAGAATCCCGGGAGTCCGATGACGGAATACATGGCGCTTACCATCGAGCAGAAAGACGATCGGAACGTCTTCGAATTTTATGTTCAGGATTGTCTGAAGTGGGCGCTCAAGCCGCCGGGCGCGAGGCGAAATGCCCGCGCGCAATGCGAAATCGAAGTCACTAATCGCGCGCGACAGATTTTGCTACAGGCCGGCGCGGTCACTTCCAGCAGCTACTACTCGCTCGAGACGCTTCTTCAATCCGTCGAAAAGATGCCGGGGAGCAAGCTCGCCTTCTTCATTTCCGATGGGTTCCTGGCTGACACAGGCCCGCGCAGTCAGGTGGGCCGGGACCGCCTCGGACGAATTACCGACAAGGCGCGGCGCGCCGGCATGGTGATCTATACGATCGATGCGCGCGGTCTGATCTCCGGCGCGCTGGATGCGACGGGTAACGTGCCCTTCGACAGCGGCGGCATGCTTGAGAATGCAAACCTCCGCGAGATAGCCGCGACGCAGGACGCGTTGCATTCGCTGGCGGTGGACACTGGCGGTCGCGCTTTACGAAATCAGAACGAGTTCGATCAGTTTATCAATGTCGCCTTGGACGAGACGTCGCGCTATTACCTTATCGCCTGGCGTCCCGAAGCCGGCGACGAAAAGGACGACAAGCTCAGAAAGATCACGGTGAGCGTGATCGGGCGTCCGGACTTAACCGTGCGTTCCGCGCGCGGGTTCACGAACAGACGCACAGTCGCCTCGGCGACGGACGAACGGAAGTCGGAAGCAGAAAGCGGAAAGAACACGCGGGCGAAACAGCCCGACGCGGATATTCAGGAGGCGCTCAAGGACTTTTATCCGAAGCAGGCATTTCCTCTGCAACTTGCTTTGATCTATCTGGACACGCCTGCCAGCGGCAGCGTGTTGACCACGTCCGTTCAAGCATCGGCGGAATCACTCTCGTACGGCGAGGAAGGGAAGGATCCCGCACGAGTGACAATCGCGGGCGTGGTTCTCAACGATCAGGGCAAACCGGCTGCGAGTTTCCGGACGGGCCTTAAAGTTAACCGGGCTTCCGCGGCCACTTCACAGGGAACTGCTTCGAACGTTATCTACAACTATCCTGCTCCGCTAAAGTCGGGAATCTATCAGGTTCGCGTCGCGGCGCGGGACGATGCCAGCGGGCTGGTGGGCAGTGCGATGCAGTGGATAGTTATTCCTGATCTCGCGTCGCGCCAGCTTTCCATGAGCAGTCTGCTGGTCGGGCTTGAGAGCGTGGCGGCGAACAGCGCGAGCGCCGAACGAATTCAGTGGAGCGTGGATCGGAAGTTCGGGCGCGGTTCTCATCTGAGATTCATCACCTTCGTCTACAACGCCGCGCAGGCGAGCCCGCGCGTGACCAATCTCGCCGCCCGCGTGCAGGTTTACCGGGACAGCCGCCCCGTGCTCTCGCTCCCAACTGCGAAGCTCTCAGTGCCAACGGATACAGATCCCGCGCGTGTTCCTTTCGCTTCAGAAATCGATCTCACGCGCCTGCCGCCGGGTGCTTACGTACTCGAAGTGACGATTGAAGATCTGGTCGCGCACAAGTCTGTGTCCCAGCAGACGACGTTTTACGTTGAGTGA
- a CDS encoding PKD domain-containing protein: protein MRRQARFLLPVLCLVVLCEAVGSQQQPPTVNLRPGSVASSPGTPQVRVRADKPRVPLGTKVTFTLSPASVLSDYVVTLYFGDRRQQVMTGPQATHVYQAVGNYTYSVDVKSRRRCQPTVTLSASASSVREREAVTFSAQLSESCPNIQYQFVFGDGSSSNWQSSRSAQHRYAPAGKYLAYVDISDGNSRVGGSARIPLEVTPGSVVDPRRVDPRRNVSVTLTTEPMPARQGTPVTFTAKASPARDDARYLFNFGDGGRTSWQTDPQSKHTYKTRGVYRPYVQVRQIANNQTVSATSAPAVLRVGRPNQTTDPDPSPTPTPAPSPGTSPSPTPITSPTASNSPAPSPGNGSPSPGDGSSSPGSSPSGSNGTTVTGSETPSSSPFGTPNPNDATSGNKWWYLLIAAVVLFLLYQASGLLFATQPTFAPFADHGVAAVATEKGALPINFEMVLDRNVSGGDYSVTTDQPRLVTNSPEPEDRQIIEI, encoded by the coding sequence ATGCGTCGTCAGGCTCGGTTTCTCTTGCCCGTTCTGTGTCTGGTCGTGTTGTGTGAAGCCGTTGGCTCGCAACAACAACCTCCAACAGTAAATCTGCGTCCGGGCTCGGTTGCGTCGTCGCCAGGGACTCCGCAAGTTCGTGTCAGGGCTGACAAACCGCGCGTGCCGCTGGGCACCAAAGTGACCTTCACGCTCTCGCCCGCCAGCGTGCTGTCTGATTACGTGGTTACGCTTTACTTCGGTGACCGTCGGCAACAAGTGATGACTGGCCCTCAGGCCACTCACGTTTATCAAGCCGTCGGAAATTACACTTACTCAGTAGACGTCAAATCCCGCCGGCGGTGTCAGCCAACTGTCACCTTGAGCGCCTCCGCGAGTTCGGTTCGCGAACGAGAGGCGGTCACGTTCTCAGCCCAGCTTTCTGAAAGCTGTCCCAACATTCAGTATCAGTTTGTGTTTGGCGACGGGTCGTCGAGTAATTGGCAAAGCAGCCGGAGTGCGCAACACCGCTACGCGCCGGCCGGGAAGTATCTCGCGTACGTAGATATCAGTGACGGCAACAGTCGCGTCGGCGGCAGTGCGCGTATCCCGCTTGAGGTGACGCCGGGATCGGTTGTTGACCCGCGCCGTGTTGACCCGCGCCGCAATGTATCCGTTACGCTGACCACTGAACCGATGCCGGCGCGACAGGGAACGCCGGTTACTTTCACCGCGAAGGCATCGCCCGCACGCGACGATGCGCGTTACCTGTTCAATTTTGGCGACGGGGGGCGAACGTCCTGGCAAACTGATCCGCAGTCAAAGCACACGTACAAGACCCGAGGCGTCTATCGACCTTATGTGCAGGTCAGACAAATCGCGAACAATCAAACCGTGAGCGCGACAAGTGCACCGGCGGTGTTGAGAGTAGGACGTCCTAACCAGACCACAGATCCGGATCCCAGTCCCACACCGACGCCGGCGCCATCGCCTGGTACAAGTCCATCGCCGACGCCCATTACTTCACCGACAGCGAGTAACTCGCCGGCGCCTTCCCCGGGCAACGGATCACCTTCTCCAGGTGATGGATCGTCTTCGCCCGGTTCGTCACCGTCCGGCTCAAACGGAACAACGGTGACGGGAAGCGAAACACCTTCGTCGTCACCTTTCGGCACTCCAAATCCTAATGACGCGACTTCAGGTAATAAGTGGTGGTACCTGCTGATTGCGGCGGTAGTTCTATTTCTGCTTTACCAGGCATCGGGACTTCTATTTGCGACCCAGCCAACATTCGCGCCCTTTGCAGACCACGGAGTGGCGGCGGTTGCGACCGAGAAAGGCGCACTGCCGATTAATTTTGAGATGGTATTGGATAGAAATGTCTCAGGCGGCGACTATTCCGTCACCACGGACCAGCCGCGCCTGGTGACGAATTCGCCTGAACCTGAAGACCGGCAGATAATCGAAATCTAA